One region of Culex pipiens pallens isolate TS chromosome 2, TS_CPP_V2, whole genome shotgun sequence genomic DNA includes:
- the LOC120428120 gene encoding uncharacterized protein LOC120428120 gives MGSKPNSSSETPSKEGDAGAGQGRVVEKDKTSFLQELQLFQDRNGSSRMNLDSEPENLSFSKEDEGLINPMFRMRFQDRELPVQTVLKKVGNVTILFSTLLSRVETSIRNRPDWGLRKRPVEYRKNRYSLDYDVGQH, from the exons atgggcagtaaa ccaaacagcagcagcgaaacgccttcgaaggagggTGATGCGGGTGCGGGACAAGGTCGAGTGGTCGAAAAGGACAAGaccagcttcctgcaggaactgcagctgttccaGGACCGGAATGG CTCCAGCCGAATGAACCTGGACAGCGAGCCGGAAAatctgtcattctcgaaggaggatgAAGGCCTCATCAACCccatgttccggatgcgcttccaggatcgggaactccccgttcag ACTGTCCTGAAGAAGGTCGGCAACGTGACCATCCTGTTTTCTACACTGCTGTCGCGCGTCGAAACGTCCATCCGGAACCGTCCAGACTGGGGTCTTCGGAAGAGACCGGTGGAGTACCGTaagaatcggtacagcttggactATGATGTTGGCCAACATTGA
- the LOC120428127 gene encoding iron-sulfur protein NUBPL, translating into MFSTKLFNKRELLRTFSTSTQCFLPKADPRQAELMARSLPKRAPLEGVRDIVVVSSGKGGVGKTTTAVNLAVTLAGQGQNVGLLDGDIFGPSVPLMMNVAEVPLVDDRNRMVPPVNYGVKCLSMGLLVESGPVVWRGPLVMSAIQRLLKGAVWGPLDILVVDTPPGTGDVHLSLSQHVPLSGVLLVSTPQKAALEVTRKGAEMYRTLNVPLIGLVENMSHVICDNCDHKIELARNSTEEMAAELGVQVLERIPIEREGMHCGDAGTPFCLKFPESKFAQSYQSIAGKVIQFLENKRAQS; encoded by the exons atgttttcaacaaaactttttaataaaaggGAGCTTTTAAGAACATTTTCCACAAGTACG CAATGCTTCCTCCCGAAAGCCGACCCGCGCCAGGCCGAACTGATGGCACGCAGCTTGCCGAAGCGGGCCCCATTGGAGGGGGTGCGCGACATCGTGGTCGTTTCCTCGGGGAAGGGCGGCGTCGGCAAAACCACTACCGCCGTCAACCTGGCCGTAACGCTGGCCGGCCAGGGCCAAAACGTGGGCCTGCTTGACGGGGACATCTTCGGCCCGTCGGTTCCGCTGATGATGAACGTGGCCGAGGTTCCACTGGTGGACGACCGAAACCGGATGGTGCCGCCGGTTAATTATGGAGTGAAATG cCTGTCCATGGGATTGCTAGTTGAATCTGGTCCGGTGGTTTGGCGCGGACCGCTGGTAATGTCCGCCATTCAACGACTGCTCAAAGGTGCTGTTTGGGGTCCGCTGGACATCCTGGTGGTGGACACTCCTCCCGGCACGGGTGACGTTCATCTTTCGCTCAGCCAGCACGTCCCACTTTCTGGAGTTTTACTAGTAAGCACGCCTCAAAAGGCGGCCCTCGAGGTCACCCGGAAGGGTGCGGAAATGTACCGAACGCTGAACGTGCCACTAATTGGCCTCGTTGAAAATATGAGCCACGTAATCTGTGATAACTGCGACCATAAAATCGAACTGGCCCGGAATTCCACCGAGGAAATGGCCGCGGAGTTGGGCGTGCAAGTGCTCGAGCGGATCCCAATTGAGCGAGAGGGAATGCATTGTGGCGACGCTGGAACGCCGTTCTGTTTGAAATTCCCCGAGTCAAAGTTTGCCCAATCGTACCAAAGCATAGCCGGGAAGGTGATACAGTTTTTGGAGAATAAAAGAGCGCAAAGTTAA
- the LOC120428125 gene encoding uncharacterized protein LOC120428125, giving the protein MESCEICARLPSASTDQDHGPESDSPQLDQSALPPEVWAEIFKGLSGCHLLRVRLVCHRWKDIVDSSSTLLAKYYVFFFCDIHDERSITLPPATNAHFEKVTMAVVCSWWPSFCQRLVELEFTRCEINVSVLLEMLKQIPNLKCLALSWEYCDIEPLVDCSVAVDFSLNKLEKLKLADVKSTEIFKVFQQLCCNLKSLNITWCCNRDFQHSMEIAKLVKGLQNTLEELTINGIDKVLIEVMKFDQLRLKKLALSELQPTSQIPGLIVQLCRLHPSLEHLDFMDSRLLFNKTQLNEMSQLLSNLKFLSYCLGSKPEHVDLTFLSNMPKLEILSFDGRTINNKSVLPDYRPNLKELHLEAIFFQDNSFQMCLEKMPNIQAIHIEGCSMDSWLHFLKVLGSLKHLRELKLHNMFPKETTRCYFDDLTALKSLILYSCKMSQDLLATLLSRCPSLHKLHMTLVKDALKDDVRRVICWKLPRLNELRVTMYIEVEGVERASRTDIRVVFDSLEQLRSAVTE; this is encoded by the exons ATGGAATCTTGCGAAATTTGTGCCCGACTTCCGTCAGCATCGACCGACCAGGATCACGGACCAGAAAGCGATTCTCCACAACTGGATCAATCAGCGTTGCCTCCGGAAGTGTGGGCCGAGATATTCAAGGGACTATCCGGCTGTCATCTGCTACGGGTGCGATTGGTTTGCCATCGCTGGAAGGACATCGTCGACAGCAGTTCTACCCTTTTGGCCAAATATTACGTGTTTTTCTTCTGTGACATCCACGATGAACGCAGCATCACTCTACCTCCAGCTACGAACGCACACTTTGAAAAAGTGACCATGGCAGTAGTCTGTTCATGGTGGCCATCGTTCTGTCAGCGTTTAGTCGAGCTTGAGTTTACCCGTTGCGAAATCAACGTATCAGTCTTACTGGAAATGCTTAAACAAATTCCAAATCTGAAGTGCTTGGCGCTATCCTGGGAGTATTGCGATATTGAGCCACTCGTTGATTGTTCCGTTGCGGTTGATTTCAGCCTTAACAAGCTGGAAAAGCTGAAACTTGCAGACGTCAAATCTACAGAAATTTTCAAAGTGTTTCAACAACTTTGTTGCAACCTGAAGTCGTTAAACATCACGTGGTGCTGCAATAGAGATTTTCAGCATTCGATGGAAATAGCTAAACTTGTGAAAGGATTACAGAACACTTTAGAGGAACTCACCATCAACGGCATAGACAAAGTTCTGATCGAAGTGATGAAATTCGATCAATTGAGGCTGAAGAAATTAGCGCTGTCTGAGTTACAACCAACTTCCCAGATCCCTGGTCTTATTGTCCAGTTATGCCGATTGCACCCATCGTTGGAACATCTGGATTTCATGGATAGTCGACTTTTGTTTAACAAAACG CAACTAAACGAGATGAGCCAGCTACTGTCTAATCTAAAGTTTCTGTCGTATTGTTTGGGTTCAAAACCCGAGCACGTGGATCTCACATTTTTGTCAAACATGCCCAAACTGGAGATCCTATCATTTGATGGCCGAACCATAAACAACAAATCCGTATTACCCGACTACCGTCCAAATTTGAAAGAATTACATTTGGAGGCGATATTTTTTCAAGACAACagttttcaaatgtgtcttgaaaaaatgccaaacattCAAGCGATACACATTGAAGGCTGCTCAATGGATAGTTGGTTGCATTTCCTGAAAGTGCTAGGTTCCCTGAAACACCTGCGAGAGCTAAAGCTGCACAACATGTTCCCCAAAGAAACGACGCGTTGCTACTTTGACGATCTGACCGCCCTGAAATCACTCATACTCTACAGTTGCAAAATGTCCCAGGATCTGCTGGCCACTCTGTTGAGCCGGTGCCCTAGCCTGCATAAACTTCACATGACGCTCGTGAAGGACGCCTTGAAAGATGATGTACGGCGAGTGATCTGCTGGAAGCTGCCGCGACTGAACGAGCTGAGGGTGACCATGTACATTGAAGTTGAGGGAGTGGAACGGGCATCGCGTACCGATATTCGTGTTGTTTTCGACTCATTGGAACAGCTGAGGAGTGCAGTTACTGAATAA